From one Candidatus Binataceae bacterium genomic stretch:
- a CDS encoding LLM class F420-dependent oxidoreductase, with protein MKLGLSIGYSGANLKLPIERILRAEALGYDSVWTAESYGSDAISPLAYIAALTKRIRLGSGVLQLAARSPANAAMCAGTVDALAGGNRMMVGLGVSGPQIVEGWYGEPWGRPYYRLRDYVTIMRQIFRREQPAEHRGKEISIPYTGPGASGLGKPLKSILHMNPNIPILLGAENEATVRLCAEICDGWLPLGFVPGSLPRYRPWLEEGFRRAGNGKSLDKFEIYPMLPVVIDRDVKAALNRMKPDVALYVGGMGARSKNFHKDLMIQQGFPEAAERIQELFLAGRKAEATAAVPDDLIDLRALVGPPDRIRARYRAWEDSGAHCLVVRPAQEEAIDLMAAVAGIARP; from the coding sequence ATGAAGCTCGGCCTATCGATTGGCTATTCCGGTGCGAATCTAAAGCTCCCGATCGAGCGGATTCTTCGCGCCGAGGCTTTGGGTTACGACTCGGTCTGGACGGCCGAGAGTTACGGCTCCGACGCGATCAGTCCGCTCGCCTATATCGCGGCGCTGACCAAGCGCATCCGCCTCGGCAGCGGCGTGCTCCAACTCGCGGCGCGCAGTCCGGCCAACGCCGCGATGTGCGCAGGCACGGTGGACGCGCTGGCGGGCGGTAACCGCATGATGGTCGGGCTGGGAGTCTCCGGTCCGCAAATCGTCGAGGGCTGGTACGGCGAGCCGTGGGGGCGTCCCTATTACCGGCTGCGCGATTACGTCACGATCATGCGCCAGATCTTTCGCCGCGAGCAGCCGGCCGAGCATCGGGGCAAAGAGATCTCGATTCCTTACACCGGACCCGGCGCGAGCGGGCTCGGCAAGCCGCTCAAGTCGATCCTGCACATGAACCCGAACATTCCGATCCTGCTCGGCGCTGAGAATGAGGCGACAGTCCGGCTCTGCGCGGAGATTTGCGATGGTTGGCTGCCGCTGGGCTTCGTGCCGGGCTCGTTGCCGCGTTATCGGCCGTGGCTGGAGGAGGGTTTTCGGCGCGCCGGGAACGGCAAGTCACTCGACAAATTTGAGATCTATCCGATGCTGCCGGTGGTCATCGATCGCGACGTCAAGGCCGCGCTCAATCGCATGAAGCCCGACGTCGCGCTGTATGTCGGCGGCATGGGCGCGCGCAGCAAGAATTTCCACAAGGACCTCATGATCCAGCAGGGCTTCCCCGAAGCCGCCGAGCGTATCCAGGAGCTTTTCCTCGCCGGTCGGAAGGCCGAAGCGACCGCCGCGGTGCCCGACGATCTGATAGACCTGCGCGCGCTGGTGGGACCGCCTGACCGGATTCGCGCGCGCTACCGCGCGTGGGAGGATTCCGGCGCGCATTGTCTCGTCGTCCGGCCCGCGCAGGAGGAGGCGATCGATCTTATGGCGGCAGTCGCCGGGATCGCACGCCCGTAA
- a CDS encoding toll/interleukin-1 receptor domain-containing protein, giving the protein MALKEIDMPDYSIRRQLLSPSQMSRLQQLGAEFYASGLKLAKELSRREMLEVWGIVLDLRKRTKDRGEDDGDSINWAIGDWLNAAEDRFGSFLKLVTASGIPRPRAIISYKHQDAIRDGWVRKMVTDLRERWGIDVRLDEFEVNYGESFSDYMTSEIDRDSDALLFVITPAAVAAVDKQRSGALHFEIQLANSRRLREPAFRMIGIYRESSETPSYFARPPLHRFLRRSGIRPPVAGIGTFLVGTTEWPPSKERSSSLSFLPILRP; this is encoded by the coding sequence GTGGCGCTGAAGGAAATCGACATGCCTGACTACTCCATAAGACGGCAACTCCTCTCTCCTTCTCAGATGTCCCGGCTTCAGCAACTCGGAGCGGAATTCTACGCGAGTGGGCTAAAGCTTGCCAAAGAGCTTTCTCGCCGCGAGATGCTTGAGGTGTGGGGCATTGTGTTGGACCTCCGAAAACGAACTAAGGACCGCGGCGAGGACGATGGTGACAGCATCAATTGGGCAATCGGAGACTGGCTCAACGCGGCGGAAGATCGCTTTGGGAGTTTTCTTAAATTGGTTACCGCGTCAGGGATCCCTCGTCCAAGGGCAATTATTTCCTACAAACATCAGGACGCAATCCGGGATGGCTGGGTGCGAAAAATGGTCACCGATCTTCGAGAAAGGTGGGGAATCGACGTGCGCTTGGACGAATTTGAGGTAAATTATGGCGAGTCCTTCAGCGACTACATGACCTCAGAGATAGACCGCGATTCAGATGCTTTGCTATTCGTGATTACCCCTGCGGCGGTTGCCGCGGTCGACAAACAGCGCTCCGGAGCCCTACATTTTGAGATTCAGCTAGCAAACTCTAGGCGCTTACGTGAACCTGCATTTCGGATGATCGGCATTTACCGCGAAAGTTCTGAAACTCCCTCATACTTTGCGAGACCACCGCTACATCGATTTTTGCGACGATCGGGAATACGACCACCAGTTGCAGGAATTGGCACTTTCCTTGTGGGGACGACGGAGTGGCCCCCATCTAAGGAACGATCCTCCAGTCTAAGTTTCCTACCGATATTAAGACCGTAG